The segment GCTTCGCCTCCTTCCCGTCGAAGTAGCTCGCGGGGTCGAAGTTCTTCACCTCTCCCGCAATCTTGCACGGGAACGGCGATGCGTCGCACAGCGTGATCGGCGCGATGCCGGAGACGCCCTTCACCAGGTTGCCCCAGAACTCATCGACGGTCTGGCCCAGCGGCGTCATCGCCCCCATGCCGGTGATTACGACGCGCTTCCTGTTTTCTCTCATATAGACCTCACGAATTCGACCGATATTCCCAATGTAGAGACGCCCCGCTGGGGCGTCTCATGCGTTGCCGCAACACGTTTGCCCAAACCACCGAGACGACCCGGAGGGTCGTCTCTACGGGGGGCCCGCCGGCCCCTTCAGCGTCGGGTACAGCTCCGGCGGTATCCCCTGTATCTCCTCGATCACCTCTGCAACGACCGATAGTGACCCCGTGGCCAGCACCAGGTCGCCCTTCGATGCGGCCGCCATCGCCAGCCGCACTCCCGCGCCAACATCGCCCGTCTCCCGCGCCACCGGCAGCCCTGCACCGGCCGCCGCCGCGGCGATGCTGTCCGCCGCGCCCGCCTTCGGGTGCCGCGAGCGCACAGCGTACACCTGCGCGGGCTCAAGCGCCGCCAGCTCAGCCAGCATGCCATCAAGGCTGTGCCCGGAGATAGCGCCGAAGACGACGTGCACCTGCCTGTACTTGAACAGGCCCTTCACCGCCCTGACGAGACGGGCGATCGAGTCCGGGTTGTGCGCGCCGTCCACGACTATCTGGACGGGTCCTTTGGATAGAATCTGAAGTCGGCCCGGCCAGTTTACTGTCCGCAATCCCTCCAGGATTGCATCCTTGCTGATGGCATAGCCCTTGTCCGCCAGCGTCTCGGCCACCGCAATCGCCGTCGCGGCGTTCTCCATCTGGTGCTCGCCCAGGAGCGGCGTGCGCACCTGATAAGTCTCGCGAGCGCTCCTCACTTCGAAGTGCTGGCCGCCCGCGTCCGATCCTCGCGGCGTCCACGACATCCCGCGCGATACGCTCACCAGCGGCGCGCCGCGCCCGGCCGCCACCTCTTCGAACACGGCCATCGCCTCATCAACCTGAGGCGCTACGACCGCCGGCGAGCCCGGCTTGATGATCCCGGCCTTCTCCCGAGCGATCTTCGCAAACGTGTCGCCAAGCACCTGCACGTGGTCCAGGCTTATCCGCGTTATCGCGCTCACCTCCGGCGACACCACGTTAGTCGCGTCCAGCCGTCCGCCGAGCCCGACCTCTATGACCTGGAAGCCGCAGCCGGCCTGCTTGAAGTGGAGGAACGACATCAGCGTAAGGATCTCAAAAAAGGATACCCCGCCATAGCCTTGCCGGCCCGCCCATTCGATGTCCGGCCATATCGCAGCGACCAGGTCGGCGAAGTCCTGCTTCGCGATACTATCGTTGCCGATGCGGATGCGCTCGGTGACGCTGTGCAGGTGGGGTGACGTGTACAGCCCCGTTTTGTACCCGGCCGCGGTCAGGATGGCCGTCACCATCGCCGACGTGCTGCCCTTCCCTTTCGTCCCCGCGACGTGAACGGTTGGAATTCCCTGGTGAGGGTTGCCGAGCCTCTCCAGGAGCAGACCCATCCTCTCCAGGTGGAACGTCGAATGGCCCGGGCTGTGCTTCGCCCGCTCAAAGTCCGGCAGGCCCATTATCAGCCTGAGGGCGCCTTCGTAGTCCAGCAGCGGCCCCGCTCCCGGGGTGTCGGCCGGCATCAAATCGTCACCGTCCTGTGTGATAGGCAGGCCTCACGCAACCGTACCTTGAAAAGACAAAACATTATCGCACAAGCCGCGCTAGTGGTCTCGAATGTGCGCCGGCATGAACCCAAGGTTGATCGAGAGGGCGTCTATTATGCCTATCTTGCGGAGGTAGTCGATGTTCCCCTGTATGGGCCGGGGCGTGAATCCGAAGGCCTTTTGCACGGAATCGGGCTCCGCGATGCTGTCCAGATGCAGCATTTTGAGCTGCTCCGGCGTGACCGGCGGGCTGGGCGTCAGCGCCTCCATCACCGCGGCCGCCGGCTTCATCGCGGCGACGGGCACCCTGACCTTCGCGTACTTTGCGCCCAGCGTGCGGGCTATGACGTCGACAAGCTCGGCGTACGTGTACCGCTCAGGCCCGCCGATATCGTAGGTCTTCCCTTCGTGGCCCTCCTGCCGGTATGCCTCCACGAGGCACCTCGCCGCGTCATCCACCGCGATAGGCTGGAATTTCGACTGTCCGTCTCCCACGATCGGCACCACCGGCATCAGCTTCACCAGCGCCGCGAGCACGTTGAAGAACTCATCGCCCTCCCCGAAGCCGACGGAAAATCTGACAATTGTGTAAGGGACGCCGGAGCGCGCTATCTCCTGCTCCGCCATCCAGCGGGAATACAGGTACGGGATGGAGGCGTCGGACGTCGCCCCGATTGTGCTTGCATAGATGAACCGCTTCACGCCCGCCGCCTTCGCGGCCGCCAGCAGGTTGCGGGCACCGCCGTAGTTGACAGACTGGAAGCTCAGCTTCCCCTTCTGCCTGATCACCGCCGCCAGGTGGATCACCGCGTCCGCGCCCACGCACGCTTTGGCAAGCGACTCCGCGTCTAGCACGTCGCCCTGCGCAAGCTCGATGCCCTCCCGGGGCAGCGCCGCCGTCCTGGATGTGGACCGCACCAGCGCGCGCGTAGGAATCCCCAGGGCGTGCAGCTGGCCCACAACGCGCCGCCCCACAAAGCCGGTTGGGCCTGTGACGAGAATCATTTGCACCCTCCGTTGACCCGCCTGCGATTGAGCGTAACAACACGCGAATATGGTGTCAATTCAGCCCGCGGTTGCGCCACGGGAAACCTGGTGCTACCTTATCGCTCAACCGCGAGTTATCGGAGGCGAGGTCAAAATGCGCAACGTGCTGGCGCTACTTGTGATTCTGGTCTTGCTCACCGGGTGCGAGCCCAAAGACAAGACGCTGGTCCTCGCCACGACCACGAGCACCGCCGATTCGGGACTGCTGGACGCCATCATTCCGGCGTTTGAGAAGGCGGAGTGCGTCACTGTCCAGGTGCTGGCCGTCGGCACAGGGGAGGCCATATCCATTGGCGAGCGCGGCGACGCCGATGTCCTTCTGGTCCACGACCGCGCCCGCGAGGACAAGTTCATGGCGGATGGCTTCG is part of the SAR202 cluster bacterium genome and harbors:
- a CDS encoding complex I NDUFA9 subunit family protein, with amino-acid sequence MILVTGPTGFVGRRVVGQLHALGIPTRALVRSTSRTAALPREGIELAQGDVLDAESLAKACVGADAVIHLAAVIRQKGKLSFQSVNYGGARNLLAAAKAAGVKRFIYASTIGATSDASIPYLYSRWMAEQEIARSGVPYTIVRFSVGFGEGDEFFNVLAALVKLMPVVPIVGDGQSKFQPIAVDDAARCLVEAYRQEGHEGKTYDIGGPERYTYAELVDVIARTLGAKYAKVRVPVAAMKPAAAVMEALTPSPPVTPEQLKMLHLDSIAEPDSVQKAFGFTPRPIQGNIDYLRKIGIIDALSINLGFMPAHIRDH
- a CDS encoding bifunctional folylpolyglutamate synthase/dihydrofolate synthase encodes the protein MPADTPGAGPLLDYEGALRLIMGLPDFERAKHSPGHSTFHLERMGLLLERLGNPHQGIPTVHVAGTKGKGSTSAMVTAILTAAGYKTGLYTSPHLHSVTERIRIGNDSIAKQDFADLVAAIWPDIEWAGRQGYGGVSFFEILTLMSFLHFKQAGCGFQVIEVGLGGRLDATNVVSPEVSAITRISLDHVQVLGDTFAKIAREKAGIIKPGSPAVVAPQVDEAMAVFEEVAAGRGAPLVSVSRGMSWTPRGSDAGGQHFEVRSARETYQVRTPLLGEHQMENAATAIAVAETLADKGYAISKDAILEGLRTVNWPGRLQILSKGPVQIVVDGAHNPDSIARLVRAVKGLFKYRQVHVVFGAISGHSLDGMLAELAALEPAQVYAVRSRHPKAGAADSIAAAAAGAGLPVARETGDVGAGVRLAMAAASKGDLVLATGSLSVVAEVIEEIQGIPPELYPTLKGPAGPP